One genomic segment of uncultured Desulfobacter sp. includes these proteins:
- the rpoB gene encoding DNA-directed RNA polymerase subunit beta — protein MAGSLLTNKRVRKEFGGKRKIIDIPDLIGMQRESFEGFLQRDVSPQDREEKGLHSVFKSVFPIKDFTDTSSLEYVSYSFGETKHSMQECISRGMTYDIPVNIRVRLVVYDHDKDTGVSTIRDIKEQEIYFGTIPLMTPRGTFIINGTERAVVSQLHRSSGVFFDHDKGKNYSSGKIIYNARIIPVRGSWIDMEIDAKDIVYIRIDRRRKFPVSILFKAFGYTGEDILDFFYTKEKILRKNGSYFREFIPENLVRQRAGYDIKSPETGDVVVKAGRIFTKRALKQLADENLDFIPISEDELIGKAFAINFFLESSDPAPLFRAGDTIAEDTFELLEEKDIDSFEILYVNPRSSDCMRKTLVSDKIESKEEALMDIYRRLRPGNPATIEVAQDFIDHLFFRQAYYDLSKVGRLKMNHRLGVNTKIDVKTLRKEDVLLTAATLIELKDTQGQVDDIDHLGNRRVRAVGELLENHYRIGLVRMERAIKEKMSMQEVDAMMPHDLINPKPVSAVVREFFGTSQLSQFMDQTNPLSETTHKRRLSALGPGGLTRERAGFEVRDVHPSHYGRICPIETPEGPNIGLIVSLCTYARVNDFGFIETPFRIVNEGNASKKIQHLSAFEEKELPIAQANATLDADGNFINSTVSARVGGEFEMVAPEEVKFMDVSPNQLVSVSASLIPFLENDDANRALMGSNMQRQAVPLIRSESPLVGTGMEAVVARDSGVTIVAECDGVVVDVDSKRIVVKNDDNDDPKFNKAVSIYNCTKFVRSNQNTCFNHRPIMKKNERVKKGQVIADGPSTELGELALGKNVTVAFMPWDGYNYEDSILVSERLVKDGVYTSVHVEEFEVLARDTKLGKEEITRDIPNVGEDALKNLDDSGIIRLGAEVKPGDILVGKITPKGETQLSPEEKLLRAIFGEKAGDVKDTSLCVPPGVHGKVIDAKVFSRRGLPKDDRTRQIEDAEIERFEKDRDDEIKIISDVGREKVESVLNGHALFNDLERNGKVLVKAGTKVVPGIFEKVPVSVLVNVTVEDAVLTEKVQVILEQAQEQIKKAREHFNRQVSRFEKGDDLPPGVLKLIKISVAMLRVLSVGDKMAGRHGNKGVVSRILRVEDLPYFEDGRPVDMVLNPLGVPSRMNVGQILEIHLGRAAYALGQQIDEMLEEKRLDALRDKAKQIFSLTRKQREGQVDDVIVQDIDAMDDEKFLEFISLYKNGVHTATPVFDGATEEEIKELISMSGSDPSGQSILYDGRTGRPFDKPVTVGTMYMLKLHHLVDDKLHARSIGPYSLVTQQPLGGKAQFGGQRLGEMEVWAMEAYGAAHALQEFLTVKSDDMTGRTRMYEKIVKGQNVLEPGMPESFRVLIKELNALGLDMNLIEGSK, from the coding sequence ATGGCCGGAAGTCTTTTGACGAACAAGCGAGTTAGAAAAGAGTTTGGCGGTAAACGTAAAATTATAGACATCCCTGATCTCATCGGGATGCAAAGAGAATCCTTTGAAGGTTTTCTTCAAAGGGATGTTTCACCCCAGGACAGAGAAGAAAAGGGACTGCATTCAGTTTTTAAATCTGTATTTCCTATCAAGGATTTTACCGATACATCTTCCCTTGAATATGTCTCTTATTCCTTTGGGGAGACCAAGCACTCCATGCAGGAGTGTATCAGTCGCGGGATGACCTATGACATTCCGGTAAATATAAGGGTTCGGCTTGTCGTCTATGACCATGACAAAGACACAGGTGTGTCAACCATCCGTGATATAAAGGAACAGGAAATATATTTTGGTACTATTCCTTTGATGACACCCAGGGGAACCTTCATCATCAATGGTACTGAACGTGCGGTTGTTTCCCAGCTTCACCGGTCGTCAGGTGTGTTTTTTGATCATGACAAAGGGAAAAATTATTCTTCGGGTAAGATTATTTATAATGCCCGTATTATTCCAGTGCGTGGCTCTTGGATTGACATGGAGATTGATGCCAAGGATATTGTTTATATTCGTATTGACCGCCGGCGTAAATTTCCTGTTTCTATTCTTTTTAAAGCATTTGGATATACTGGGGAAGATATTCTTGATTTTTTCTATACCAAGGAAAAAATTTTACGTAAGAATGGCTCTTATTTTAGAGAATTCATTCCTGAGAATTTGGTTCGGCAACGGGCGGGCTATGATATAAAATCTCCTGAAACCGGTGATGTCGTAGTTAAAGCTGGTCGAATTTTTACCAAGCGTGCCTTAAAACAGCTTGCCGATGAAAATTTGGATTTTATCCCTATTTCCGAAGATGAACTCATAGGCAAAGCGTTTGCTATTAACTTTTTTTTGGAAAGCAGTGATCCAGCTCCCTTGTTTAGAGCCGGTGATACCATTGCAGAGGATACTTTTGAACTGCTTGAGGAAAAGGATATTGATAGTTTTGAAATTCTTTATGTAAATCCCCGCAGTTCAGATTGCATGCGTAAAACCCTGGTTTCAGACAAGATTGAATCCAAGGAAGAGGCCCTAATGGATATTTATCGTAGGCTTCGTCCCGGTAATCCTGCCACCATTGAGGTGGCTCAGGATTTTATTGATCATCTGTTTTTCCGCCAGGCATATTATGATTTGTCCAAAGTGGGGCGCCTTAAAATGAATCATCGCCTCGGGGTGAATACGAAAATCGACGTAAAAACCCTGAGAAAAGAAGATGTCCTGCTTACCGCGGCCACGCTGATTGAACTCAAAGATACCCAGGGCCAAGTGGATGATATCGATCATTTAGGAAACCGGCGGGTCAGGGCTGTGGGCGAACTTCTGGAAAACCATTACCGCATCGGTCTTGTCCGCATGGAACGGGCCATCAAGGAAAAGATGAGCATGCAGGAAGTGGACGCCATGATGCCCCACGACCTTATCAACCCCAAGCCCGTGTCTGCCGTTGTTCGTGAATTTTTCGGCACGTCACAGTTATCCCAGTTTATGGACCAGACCAATCCTTTGTCTGAAACCACCCATAAGCGGCGCCTTTCAGCGTTGGGCCCTGGTGGGTTGACCCGTGAACGAGCAGGTTTTGAGGTGCGTGACGTCCATCCGTCCCATTATGGCCGTATCTGCCCCATCGAGACCCCAGAGGGCCCCAACATCGGTTTGATTGTTTCCCTCTGTACCTATGCCCGGGTAAATGATTTTGGATTTATTGAAACCCCTTTTAGGATAGTAAATGAGGGAAATGCCAGCAAAAAAATTCAGCATTTAAGCGCATTTGAAGAAAAGGAACTTCCCATTGCCCAAGCCAATGCGACGTTGGATGCTGACGGGAATTTTATCAATTCTACGGTGTCTGCACGGGTGGGCGGGGAATTTGAGATGGTGGCACCTGAAGAAGTCAAGTTTATGGACGTGTCTCCAAACCAGTTGGTATCCGTATCCGCATCTTTGATCCCTTTCCTTGAAAATGATGATGCCAACAGGGCGCTTATGGGTTCTAACATGCAGCGCCAGGCCGTGCCGTTGATTCGCAGTGAATCCCCTTTAGTGGGTACCGGCATGGAAGCGGTTGTTGCCAGGGATTCTGGGGTTACCATTGTTGCTGAGTGCGACGGTGTGGTGGTTGATGTGGATTCAAAGCGCATTGTTGTTAAAAATGACGACAATGATGATCCCAAATTTAATAAGGCTGTTTCCATTTATAACTGTACCAAGTTTGTCCGATCTAACCAGAATACCTGCTTTAATCACAGGCCCATTATGAAGAAAAATGAGCGGGTTAAAAAAGGGCAGGTCATTGCTGATGGACCGTCCACGGAACTGGGGGAACTGGCGCTTGGCAAAAATGTGACCGTGGCTTTCATGCCCTGGGATGGGTATAATTATGAGGATTCCATACTGGTATCCGAGCGCCTGGTCAAAGATGGTGTTTACACCTCAGTTCATGTCGAGGAGTTTGAGGTCCTGGCCAGGGATACCAAGCTTGGCAAGGAAGAAATCACCAGGGATATTCCTAATGTGGGTGAAGATGCCTTGAAGAATTTGGATGACAGCGGAATTATCCGTCTGGGGGCCGAGGTCAAGCCCGGTGATATCTTGGTGGGGAAAATTACGCCAAAGGGCGAAACCCAACTATCTCCAGAAGAAAAGCTGTTGCGCGCCATTTTTGGTGAAAAAGCCGGTGATGTAAAAGATACGTCACTTTGTGTGCCTCCGGGTGTTCATGGAAAAGTGATTGATGCCAAGGTCTTTTCACGCCGCGGTCTGCCAAAAGATGATCGAACTCGCCAGATCGAAGATGCAGAGATTGAGCGTTTTGAAAAAGACCGTGATGATGAGATAAAAATTATTTCTGATGTCGGCCGGGAGAAAGTTGAATCCGTACTTAACGGTCACGCGCTGTTTAACGATCTGGAACGAAACGGCAAGGTTCTGGTTAAGGCCGGAACAAAAGTTGTGCCTGGTATTTTTGAAAAAGTACCTGTGTCCGTACTGGTAAATGTTACGGTTGAGGATGCCGTATTGACCGAAAAGGTTCAGGTCATCCTTGAACAGGCCCAGGAGCAGATAAAGAAGGCCCGGGAGCATTTCAACCGTCAGGTCTCAAGATTTGAAAAGGGTGACGATCTTCCGCCTGGAGTTCTTAAGCTCATTAAAATTTCTGTTGCCATGTTGCGGGTGCTTTCCGTAGGGGATAAAATGGCCGGCCGCCACGGGAACAAGGGTGTTGTTTCAAGAATCCTTCGAGTCGAGGATTTGCCTTATTTTGAAGACGGTCGACCTGTTGATATGGTGCTTAACCCCTTGGGTGTGCCTTCCCGTATGAATGTGGGTCAGATCCTTGAGATTCATCTGGGTCGGGCAGCTTATGCTCTGGGGCAGCAAATTGACGAAATGCTTGAGGAAAAGCGGCTGGACGCGTTGCGGGACAAAGCCAAACAAATATTTTCTTTGACCCGAAAACAAAGGGAAGGGCAGGTGGATGATGTCATTGTCCAGGACATTGATGCCATGGATGATGAAAAATTTTTGGAATTCATTTCCCTTTATAAAAATGGGGTCCATACCGCCACGCCGGTATTTGACGGTGCCACAGAGGAAGAAATCAAGGAATTAATCAGCATGTCCGGCAGTGACCCTTCGGGTCAGTCCATCCTCTACGACGGGCGTACCGGAAGACCTTTTGATAAACCGGTTACTGTAGGAACAATGTATATGCTCAAGCTTCACCATCTGGTTGATGACAAGCTGCATGCGCGGTCCATTGGGCCGTACTCCCTTGTCACCCAGCAGCCCCTTGGTGGTAAGGCCCAGTTCGGCGGCCAGCGTCTTGGGGAAATGGAGGTCTGGGCCATGGAAGCTTACGGTGCTGCCCATGCGCTTCAGGAATTTCTTACGGTGAAATCCGATGATATGACCGGCCGGACCCGTATGTATGAAAAAATTGTTAAAGGCCAGAATGTCCTGGAACCTGGAATGCCTGAATCCTTCAGGGTTCTAATAAAAGAGCTCAATGCTCTGGGGCTGGATATGAATCTTATAGAAGGCAGCAAATAA
- the rplL gene encoding 50S ribosomal protein L7/L12: protein MTKDDVIEFISNMSVLELSELIKELEDKFGVSAAAPVAFAAGAMPAGADAGGAAEEEKTEFDVILEAAGDKKINVIKEVRALTGLGLKEAKALVEEAPKAVKEGIAKEEADKVKEQLEGAGAQVSVK from the coding sequence ATTACAAAAGATGATGTAATTGAATTTATTTCAAATATGAGCGTTCTGGAGCTTTCCGAACTGATTAAGGAACTTGAAGACAAATTCGGTGTATCTGCAGCTGCCCCTGTTGCTTTTGCTGCAGGTGCTATGCCTGCTGGCGCGGATGCCGGTGGTGCTGCAGAAGAAGAGAAAACCGAATTTGACGTCATTCTTGAAGCTGCCGGTGACAAAAAGATTAATGTAATTAAGGAAGTTCGTGCTCTCACCGGGCTCGGGCTGAAAGAAGCCAAGGCACTTGTTGAAGAAGCGCCCAAAGCTGTAAAAGAAGGTATTGCCAAAGAAGAGGCAGACAAAGTTAAAGAACAGCTTGAGGGTGCCGGTGCCCAAGTGTCTGTAAAGTAG
- the rplJ gene encoding 50S ribosomal protein L10, with product MLNISQKKELVETLAKDLGDAEISFLVDYKGLTVSQVTELRAKLREAGAQMAVVKNTLMRLAAKGTGSEVLIDLFKGPNAIIISKDDPVAPAKVISEFLKTNEKIQLKGASLDGKFLSEEDVNQLAKMPSKEELLAKLVCTLNAVPTNLVNVLAGVPRSFLNVLNAVKDQKDAA from the coding sequence ATGCTGAATATTTCCCAGAAAAAAGAACTGGTCGAAACGCTTGCAAAGGATCTCGGCGATGCTGAGATATCTTTCTTGGTCGACTACAAGGGGCTGACTGTTTCCCAAGTGACCGAGCTTCGCGCAAAACTTCGGGAAGCCGGGGCTCAAATGGCGGTTGTAAAAAACACCTTGATGAGGCTGGCTGCGAAAGGGACTGGCTCGGAGGTATTAATTGACCTTTTTAAGGGTCCGAATGCGATCATCATTTCCAAGGATGATCCTGTGGCTCCCGCCAAGGTTATCTCAGAATTTCTGAAAACCAATGAAAAAATACAGCTCAAGGGCGCGTCCCTTGATGGAAAATTTTTAAGCGAAGAAGATGTCAATCAGCTTGCGAAGATGCCCTCCAAAGAAGAGTTGCTGGCAAAATTGGTATGCACTCTCAATGCTGTGCCCACGAACCTTGTCAACGTGTTAGCCGGGGTTCCCAGATCTTTTCTCAATGTGCTTAATGCTGTTAAAGATCAAAAAGATGCAGCGTAA
- the rplA gene encoding 50S ribosomal protein L1: protein MPKRSKKHNEALSKVDRMVQYGPKDALEIAVSSSYAKFDETVDVAVRLGVDPRHADQMVRGTVVLPNGLGKEVKVLVFAKGEKEQEALDAGADFIATDEIVEKIKDGWFGFDKAIATPDMMGTVGKLGRVLGPRGLMPNAKTGTVTFELAKAINEVKAGKIDFRVEKAGIVHVPVGKISFGVEKLLENVTVFLDKIISLKPAASKGTYLRSISVSSTMGPGIKVDPLLLIK from the coding sequence ATGCCTAAGCGGAGTAAAAAACATAACGAAGCACTGAGCAAAGTGGACAGAATGGTTCAATATGGACCCAAAGATGCCCTGGAAATTGCTGTATCTTCCAGTTATGCAAAATTTGACGAAACGGTTGATGTCGCCGTAAGGCTGGGGGTTGACCCGCGGCATGCAGATCAGATGGTTCGCGGAACCGTTGTTCTGCCCAATGGGCTGGGTAAAGAGGTGAAGGTCCTGGTATTTGCCAAAGGTGAAAAAGAACAAGAAGCCCTTGATGCAGGTGCAGACTTCATTGCCACCGACGAGATCGTTGAGAAGATCAAGGATGGCTGGTTTGGGTTTGATAAAGCCATTGCTACACCAGATATGATGGGTACCGTTGGTAAACTTGGGCGTGTTCTTGGTCCAAGGGGGCTTATGCCCAACGCAAAAACAGGTACCGTAACATTTGAGCTTGCCAAAGCTATCAACGAAGTAAAAGCCGGTAAAATCGATTTCAGAGTTGAAAAGGCTGGTATTGTGCATGTTCCTGTTGGGAAAATATCCTTTGGTGTTGAAAAGCTATTGGAAAATGTAACCGTTTTTCTTGATAAGATTATCTCTCTCAAGCCTGCTGCGAGCAAAGGAACCTATCTAAGATCCATCAGCGTATCTTCAACAATGGGTCCTGGTATCAAAGTGGATCCTTTGTTGTTGATTAAATAA
- the rplK gene encoding 50S ribosomal protein L11 has product MAKKVMTQIKLQVEAGKANPSPPIGPALGQHGVNIMDFCKAFNAKTANDAGQIIPVVITVYQDRSFSFITKTPPASRLLLAAAKLSKGSGEPNRDKVGKVTRDQVVAIAETKKPDLNASDIDAAVRIIEGTARSMGIEVV; this is encoded by the coding sequence ATGGCAAAAAAAGTAATGACACAGATTAAGCTTCAGGTTGAAGCCGGCAAGGCAAATCCGTCTCCTCCCATTGGTCCGGCTCTGGGGCAGCATGGTGTCAATATCATGGATTTCTGTAAGGCGTTTAACGCTAAAACTGCTAATGATGCGGGGCAGATTATTCCTGTCGTTATCACTGTGTATCAGGACAGGTCTTTCAGCTTTATAACTAAAACCCCGCCTGCTTCAAGACTGCTTTTGGCTGCAGCCAAGCTTTCTAAGGGGTCTGGAGAGCCGAATCGTGATAAAGTAGGCAAGGTGACAAGAGATCAGGTTGTTGCTATTGCTGAAACCAAAAAGCCGGATTTGAACGCCTCGGATATTGATGCTGCCGTGAGAATTATTGAAGGCACAGCCAGGAGTATGGGAATAGAAGTCGTTTAA
- the nusG gene encoding transcription termination/antitermination protein NusG: MSLKWYVVHVYSGHEQKVKLALEEKIQGLKHPEKFGDILIPSENVVELVDGKKRQSSRKFYPGYILVRMHLDNETWHIVSSTAKVTGFLGGKNKPAPITDREAQGIIEKMEQGKEKPQPKYYFEPGDDVRVVDGPFSNFNGTIEEVSPDKEKVKVLVSIFGRATPVELNFIQVTKI, from the coding sequence ATGTCTTTAAAATGGTATGTCGTCCACGTTTATTCCGGTCATGAGCAAAAGGTAAAGCTTGCCTTGGAAGAAAAAATCCAGGGACTAAAACATCCGGAAAAATTCGGGGACATCCTGATTCCCTCCGAAAATGTTGTAGAATTGGTGGATGGAAAGAAAAGGCAGTCTTCTAGAAAGTTTTATCCTGGATATATTCTTGTGCGTATGCATCTGGATAACGAGACGTGGCATATTGTAAGTTCCACAGCTAAGGTTACCGGTTTTCTTGGTGGAAAAAATAAACCTGCCCCTATAACCGACAGGGAAGCCCAAGGCATTATTGAAAAAATGGAGCAGGGTAAAGAGAAGCCCCAGCCCAAATATTATTTTGAACCGGGCGATGATGTGCGGGTTGTTGATGGGCCTTTTTCCAATTTCAACGGTACTATTGAAGAGGTGTCTCCGGACAAGGAAAAGGTCAAAGTGTTGGTTAGCATTTTTGGGCGCGCCACTCCAGTCGAATTAAATTTTATACAGGTAACCAAGATTTAG